Proteins encoded in a region of the Anopheles aquasalis chromosome 2, idAnoAquaMG_Q_19, whole genome shotgun sequence genome:
- the LOC126570492 gene encoding DNA-binding protein inhibitor ID-2: MKAITAVCATGASVPAIASGRVRQRHREVENDPEIQLYLSKLKDLVPFMAKDRKMSKLEVIQNVIDYICELQNTLAHADASADASAPVEPRQPLGVRPAAPNTILASTPSSTTNSTSNSSTSNNSSSSSSSSSSTSSSSLNNISTSNSTAAGASEANLQQMNDTEMLPSC; encoded by the exons atgaaagccaTCACTGCGGTTTGTGCGACGGGTGCCTCGGTTCCGGCTATCGCTTCTGGCCGTGTCCGGCAGCGTCACCGTGAGGTCGAGAACGATCCCGAGATCCAGCTGTACCTGTCGAAGCTGAAGGACCTGGTGCCGTTCATGGCCAAGGATCGGAAAATGTCCAAGCTGGAGGTGATACAGAACGTCATCGATTACATCTGCGAGCTGCAGAACACTCTCGCACACGCCGACGCTTCGGCGGACGCATCTGCGCCGGTCGAGCCAAGGCAGCCCTTGGGCGTACGGCCCGCCGCTCCCAACACCATCCTGGCATCCactcccagcagcaccaccaacagtaccagcaacagcagtaccagcaacaatagcagcagcagcagtagcagcagcagcagcaccagtagcagtagtcTCAACAACATCTCCACCTCCAACTCCACCGCTGCTGGCGCCAGCGAAGCAAACCTGCAGCAG ATGAACGACACAGAGATGCTGCCATCATGCTAG
- the LOC126571001 gene encoding sodium channel protein Nach — translation MGFSSIIREYLINSTFHGVKFIADDSYHVAERVFWIVCVVVSWVGSAFLIDASLEAFQTSAISFVVETSYRDWNTRFPSIAVCEMRNMERIQAIADELWGEDHDFAMEEVLNEIGYFRGESYHTVNECTGEDMAQNCFTDNFTAYAQLVRSSCEETLEDCYWNDIPFDCCRYFQSIETELGLCYAVNSLQTSAKNPLRLDMISNKHTGPGKLTITVLTEAYVYTIGEEEVPNFVTPKSDVLLVDHYIAYRRQISIKDIENDPEAKQVSVEQRKCRFPDENNLDVHRYYSYSACSVQCRKDKQLKLCNCTSHLMPNTDSSLKCNMSGLICLNEHYDDLTIVVPKWSVSRKGVVCDCLPSCTEVDIGIVHDSRESIFDSDRRYSIIEIKLSALPTERYKRNVVRGRLDLVVSVGGTTGLFVGASLLSFVEIFYYFTVRPYGTRVLRNRRAQPTVP, via the exons atGGGATTCTCGAGTATTATCAGGGAGTATCTAATAAACTCTACCTTTCACGGTGTAAAGTTTATTGCCGATGATTCGTACCATGTCGCTGAGCG CGTATTCTGGAtcgtgtgcgtggtggtgtcCTGGGTTGGTTCCGCCTTCCTGATCGATGCCTCGTTGGAAGCCTTTCAAACGAGTGCCATTTCGTTCGTGGTGGAAACCAGCTACCGTGACTGGAACACCCGGTTCCCATCGATTGCCGTTTGTGAGATGCGAAACATGGAACGTATCCAGGCAATCGCGGACGA ACTCTGGGGTGAAGACCATGATTTCGCGATGGAGGAGGTACTGAATGAGATCGGTTACTTTCGGGGCGAGTCCTATCACACGGTCAATGAGTGTACGGGCGAGGATATGGCGCAGAACTGTTTCACCGATAACTTCACCGCATACGCCCAGCTCGTGCGCAGTTCGTGCGAGGAGACGCTGGAAGATTGCTACTGGAACGATATACCGTTCGATTGCTGCCGGTActttcaatcgatcgaaacggaGCTGGGCCTGTGCTACGCGGTCAACTCGTTGCAGACGAGTGCCAAGAACCCGCTCCGTTTGGATATGATCTCCAACAAGCACACGGGACCGGGAAAGCTGACCATTACGGTGCTGACGGAGGCTTACGTGTACACGATTGGAGAGGAAGAGGTACCGAACTTTGTCACACCCAAGTCCGATGTACTGCTGGTGGACCACTACATCGCCTACCGACGTCAGATCTCGATCAAGGACATCGAGAACGATCCGGAAGCGAAGCAAGTGAGCGTAGAGCAAAGGAAATGCCGGTTCCCCGATGAGAACAATCTCGATGTGCACCGGTACTACAGCTACAGTGCTTGCTCGGTGCAGTGTCGGAAGGACAAGCAACTGAAACTCTGCAACTGCACCAGCCACCTGATGCCGAACACGG ATTCTTCACTCAAGTGCAACATGTCGGGGTTGATATGTTTGAACGAGCATTACGATGACCTTACTATCGTCGTACCGAAGTGGTCAGTCAGCCGGAAGGGTGTGGTCTGCGATTGCTTACCATCGTGCACCGAGGTGGACATCGGAATCGTGCATGATTCCCGTGAGAGTATCTTCGATTCGGATCGCCGTTACTCTATCATCGAAATCAAACTGTCCGCCCTACCGACCGAACGGTACAAGCGAAATGTCGTTCGAGGACGGTTGGATCTTGTCG TGTCCGTCGGAGGTACAACGGGACTGTTTGTTGGCGCTAGCCTTCTCTCGTTCGTGGAGATCTTCTACTACTTCACCGTACGGCCATACGGGACGCGTGTTCTACGCAATCGAAGAGCTCAACCGACGGTACCCTAA
- the LOC126570995 gene encoding uncharacterized protein LOC126570995 isoform X2, giving the protein MDPSTIGLTEQDIEAVVKSYIKDKRNRVNGKFRLVSYQVRRLSEDPIGYLGDHYLLDVNLREKMVHYSPEEEEQYAEEEYISFFLKVLPETVPKLADYIKEMGCFRKEILLYRHLIPRLQDVMIGTRQFVPTAYYTKDERMVVFENLRTDGYSIVEGTTNLLDLEHLKVALQAVAKLHASSLILEERSGAPIPKLFVGYLNENAYVEDEDHVRKVNLDNAIRVMCEMIKRIDCYAGSDRLDEILRKVPDVVRKIYDFSKPSTVYRNVLNHGDLWSNNVMFRYELIPTQGNDGKDGHLTEVGGGGGGGGGGDGSWRVIDAQLVDFQLARYAPPALDVWTLLMLCTVRDFRRTHARSLLDWYYESLKELLNGVGGLEIEKVIPRAQFDASCAYFELAGLIETLLFSHLTLIPKRLAKDMLQCSDTFDSFLRGNGKERVCLESFETDATYRDRLSEMLTELIESYCLVD; this is encoded by the exons ATGGACCCATCGACGATCGGTTTGACCGAGCAGGATATTGAGGCGGTAGTGAAGAGCTACATTAAGGACAAGCGCAACCGGGTGAACGGGAAGTTCCGGCTCGTGTCCTATCAGGTGCGACGGCTGAGTGAGGATCCGATCGGTTATCTGGGCGATCACTATCTGTTGGATGTGAATTTGCGCGAAAAGATGGTTCACTATTCgccggaagaggaggaacagTATGCAGAGGAAGAGTACATAAGCTTCTTCCTGAAAGTGCTGCCCGAAACCGTACCGAAGCTGGCGGATTACATCAAGGAAATGGGTTGCTTCCGCAAGGAGATCCTGCTATACCGGCATCTCATTCCACGGCTCCAGGACGTGATGATCGGTACGCGCCAGTTCGTTCCGACCGCGTACTACACGAAGGACGAGCGCATGGTTGTGTTTGAGAATCTGCGCACCGATGGGTACAGCATCGTTGAGGGTACGACGAATTTGCTCGATCTTGAGCATCTCAAGGTGGCACTCCAAGCGGTGGCCAAGCTGCACGCTTCCTCGCTCATCCTAGAGGAACGTTCGGGTGCACCGATTCCGAAGCTGTTCGTCGGTTATCTCAACGAGAACGCGTACGTGGAAGATGAAGATCACGTGCGCAAGGTAAATCTAGATAACGCGATCCGCGTGATGTGCGAGATGATTAAGCGGATCGACTGCTACGCCGGTTCCGACCGCTTAGACGAGATACTGCGCAAGGTGCCGGACGTCGTGCGGAAGATTTACGACTTCTCCAAACCCTCGACCGTCTACCGGAACGTACTGAACCATGGCGATCTGTGGAGTAATAATGTAATGTTTAGATACGAGTTGATCCCGACGCAAGGCAACGATGGCAAGGACG GACACCTTACTGAAG ttggtggtggtggcggtggcggcggcggcggtgatggCTCATGGCGGGTCATAGACGCGCAACTCGTTGACTTTCAGTTGGCCCGTTACGCGCCCCCGGCCCTGGATGTGTGGACACTGCTCATGCTCTGCACGGTGCGTGACTTTCGTCGCACGCACGCCCGTTCACTGCTGGACTGGTACTATGAATCGCTGAAGGAGCTGCTCAATGGCGTTGGTGGGCTGGAGATAGAGAAGGTCATACCACGGGCACAGTTCGATGCATCCTGTGCCTACTTCGAGCTGGCTGGGCTCATCGAAACGTTGCTCTTTAGCCACTTGACGCTGATTCCCAAACGGCTCGCCAAGGACATGCTACAATGCTCGGACACCTTCGATAGCTTTTTGCGTGGCAACGGCAAGGAGCGCGTGTGTCTGGAATCGTTCGAAACGGATGCCACCTATCGTGACCGGCTGTCCGAAATGCTGACCGAGCTTATCGAATCGTACTGCTTGGTGGACTAG
- the LOC126570995 gene encoding uncharacterized protein LOC126570995 isoform X1 has protein sequence MDPSTIGLTEQDIEAVVKSYIKDKRNRVNGKFRLVSYQVRRLSEDPIGYLGDHYLLDVNLREKMVHYSPEEEEQYAEEEYISFFLKVLPETVPKLADYIKEMGCFRKEILLYRHLIPRLQDVMIGTRQFVPTAYYTKDERMVVFENLRTDGYSIVEGTTNLLDLEHLKVALQAVAKLHASSLILEERSGAPIPKLFVGYLNENAYVEDEDHVRKVNLDNAIRVMCEMIKRIDCYAGSDRLDEILRKVPDVVRKIYDFSKPSTVYRNVLNHGDLWSNNVMFRYELIPTQGNDGKDGHLTEGEQKEDEREDREVVTVAASERPRRRKRSSIKRPNPNEVLNLGNWSAPAGARPSSCILIDFQIARYAPPAYDVLSFLTSTTTRAFRKQYLEELLDGYYEALRTELDWFHRDVREVFPGGYASYRQSCDQYQLAGLIDSILYRHVTMLPVELVARCREEHRLPGTVASDPADHHPVAGEEEEGDICLEAWTQYADYRMLMTDMLSALVDHYILGPH, from the exons ATGGACCCATCGACGATCGGTTTGACCGAGCAGGATATTGAGGCGGTAGTGAAGAGCTACATTAAGGACAAGCGCAACCGGGTGAACGGGAAGTTCCGGCTCGTGTCCTATCAGGTGCGACGGCTGAGTGAGGATCCGATCGGTTATCTGGGCGATCACTATCTGTTGGATGTGAATTTGCGCGAAAAGATGGTTCACTATTCgccggaagaggaggaacagTATGCAGAGGAAGAGTACATAAGCTTCTTCCTGAAAGTGCTGCCCGAAACCGTACCGAAGCTGGCGGATTACATCAAGGAAATGGGTTGCTTCCGCAAGGAGATCCTGCTATACCGGCATCTCATTCCACGGCTCCAGGACGTGATGATCGGTACGCGCCAGTTCGTTCCGACCGCGTACTACACGAAGGACGAGCGCATGGTTGTGTTTGAGAATCTGCGCACCGATGGGTACAGCATCGTTGAGGGTACGACGAATTTGCTCGATCTTGAGCATCTCAAGGTGGCACTCCAAGCGGTGGCCAAGCTGCACGCTTCCTCGCTCATCCTAGAGGAACGTTCGGGTGCACCGATTCCGAAGCTGTTCGTCGGTTATCTCAACGAGAACGCGTACGTGGAAGATGAAGATCACGTGCGCAAGGTAAATCTAGATAACGCGATCCGCGTGATGTGCGAGATGATTAAGCGGATCGACTGCTACGCCGGTTCCGACCGCTTAGACGAGATACTGCGCAAGGTGCCGGACGTCGTGCGGAAGATTTACGACTTCTCCAAACCCTCGACCGTCTACCGGAACGTACTGAACCATGGCGATCTGTGGAGTAATAATGTAATGTTTAGATACGAGTTGATCCCGACGCAAGGCAACGATGGCAAGGACG GACACCTTACTGAAGGTGAGCAAAAAGAAGACGAACGAGAAGATCGCGAGGTGGTAACGGTGGCTGCCTCCGAGCGGCCTCGTCGCCGGAAGCGTTCCTCTATCAAGCGACCGAATCCGAACGAGGTGCTTAACCTTGGCAATTGGTCAGCCCCGGCTGGGGCACGTCCATCGAGTTGCATACTGATCGACTTCCAAATTGCACGCTACGCCCCTCCAGCCTACGATGTGCTGTCCTTTCTGACGTCCACCACAACCCGGGCCTTCCGGAAGCAGTACCTAGAGGAATTGCTGGACGGGTATTACGAGGCGTTGCGCACGGAGCTGGATTGGTTTCATCGCGATGTGCGTGAAGTGTTCCCCGGTGGCTACGCTTCCTATCGACAATCATGCGATCAGTATCAACTCGCTGGACTGATCGATAGCATTCTCTATCGGCATGTGACGATGCTTCCGGTGGAGTTGGTGGCACGGTGTCGCGAAGAGCATCGTCTACCCGGTACCGTTGCCAGCGATCCTGCAGACCACCACCCGGTTGCcggtgaagaggaagaaggagacaTTTGTCTCGAGGCGTGGACACAGTACGCCGACTATCGGATGCTCATGACGGACATGCTTTCCGCTTTAGTGGACCACTACATTTTAGGGCCACACTGA